The proteins below are encoded in one region of Caulobacter henricii:
- a CDS encoding superoxide dismutase, whose protein sequence is MYKLPELPYAYEALEPIVSANTLHFHHDKHHAAYVTALNGLLDGNDQGNLEAVIRAAGLGKVFNNAAQAWNHAFFWDAMSPDKTAPGADLAAAISQTFGDMAGLKTAFVTEGVGHFASGWVWLVVEGGTLKIISTHDAATTVTQDGVTPLLVCDVWEHAYYLDHQNNRKGFLEAWFDSMANWSLADRQFAAAKGEGEAWAYPAPQ, encoded by the coding sequence ATGTATAAGCTGCCCGAGCTTCCCTATGCCTATGAGGCACTGGAGCCGATCGTTTCGGCCAACACCCTCCACTTCCACCACGACAAGCACCATGCGGCCTATGTGACGGCGCTGAACGGCCTGCTGGACGGAAACGACCAGGGCAATCTGGAGGCCGTCATCCGCGCCGCCGGGCTGGGCAAGGTGTTCAACAATGCCGCCCAGGCCTGGAACCACGCCTTTTTCTGGGACGCCATGAGCCCGGACAAGACCGCGCCCGGTGCAGACCTGGCGGCGGCGATCAGCCAGACCTTTGGCGACATGGCCGGCCTGAAGACCGCCTTCGTCACCGAGGGTGTCGGCCATTTCGCTTCGGGCTGGGTCTGGCTGGTCGTCGAAGGCGGCACCCTGAAGATCATCTCGACCCATGATGCGGCCACCACCGTGACCCAGGACGGCGTGACCCCGCTGCTGGTCTGCGACGTCTGGGAGCACGCCTACTATCTGGACCACCAGAACAATCGGAAGGGCTTCCTCGAAGCCTGGTTCGACAGCATGGCCAACTGGTCCCTCGCCGACCGACAGTTCGCGGCGGCCAAGGGCGAGGGCGAGGCCTGGGCCTATCCGGCTCCGCAATAG
- a CDS encoding entericidin A/B family lipoprotein yields the protein MMRKFIILAALAASLSVAACNTVEGAGKDVSSAGKAVTDMAKDAKN from the coding sequence ATCATGCGCAAGTTCATCATCCTGGCCGCTCTCGCCGCCAGCCTGTCGGTCGCTGCCTGCAATACCGTCGAAGGCGCCGGCAAGGATGTCTCATCGGCCGGCAAGGCGGTCACCGACATGGCCAAAGACGCCAAGAACTAG
- a CDS encoding diacylglycerol/lipid kinase family protein: MQRIEIIANVAAGSVGTDAPAIAERILADHGVAGSVHVPGDDLLACLREVIDSGPDAIYLIAGDGTARAAAELSGPDGPPIAPLPGGTMNMLPRAFYGDRSWPEAMAACLAEGTPRMVSGGEVDGHLFFVAAILGSPALWADAREAARAGKLGLTLQRAQRAFRRAFSGRLRFSLDGRPRQKTEALTLMCPLVSLGLDEDERALEAAALDPANAIEAFRLGFSALTGDWRDDPSVRVERCRVGRVWAAGQIPAILDGEPIRLPSEVQIRFRPRAFRAVSLPA, translated from the coding sequence ATGCAGCGCATCGAGATCATCGCCAATGTCGCGGCCGGCTCCGTCGGGACCGATGCGCCGGCCATCGCCGAGCGCATCCTGGCCGACCATGGCGTGGCCGGGTCGGTGCATGTGCCCGGCGACGACCTGCTGGCCTGTCTGCGCGAGGTAATCGATTCCGGCCCGGACGCGATCTATCTGATCGCCGGCGACGGCACGGCGCGGGCGGCGGCCGAACTGTCGGGGCCGGACGGTCCGCCCATCGCCCCCCTGCCCGGCGGGACCATGAACATGCTGCCGCGCGCCTTCTATGGCGACCGCTCCTGGCCCGAGGCCATGGCGGCCTGCCTGGCCGAAGGGACGCCGCGCATGGTCTCCGGCGGCGAGGTCGACGGGCACCTGTTCTTTGTGGCGGCGATCCTCGGCAGCCCGGCCCTGTGGGCCGACGCCCGCGAGGCGGCTCGGGCGGGCAAGCTGGGTCTGACCCTGCAACGGGCCCAGCGCGCCTTTCGGCGGGCCTTTTCCGGCCGGTTGCGCTTTTCCCTGGATGGCCGGCCCCGACAGAAGACCGAGGCCCTGACCCTGATGTGTCCCCTGGTCTCCTTGGGCCTGGACGAGGACGAACGGGCCCTGGAGGCGGCGGCCCTGGATCCGGCCAATGCCATCGAGGCCTTTCGCCTGGGCTTCAGTGCCCTGACCGGCGACTGGCGCGATGATCCCTCGGTCAGGGTCGAGCGCTGCCGGGTGGGACGGGTGTGGGCCGCCGGTCAGATCCCCGCCATTCTGGACGGCGAGCCGATCCGGCTGCCCTCCGAGGTCCAGATCCGCTTTCGCCCCAGGGCCTTCCGGGCCGTGTCCCTGCCCGCGTGA
- a CDS encoding metallophosphoesterase family protein — protein sequence MTRTFRIIQVSDLHFGGENPAAVEAALAWFHQEKPDLLVVAGDLTRDGAKTEFAAARAWLDRAPGPLFATPGNHDTPYAGPGELVERLITPWRRYEARFGIADGAVWQTPGLSVFGVNTARRAQLRWNWSKGAISVRQIRHLEGRLATAAGDVRIVVCHHPLMELTGEPMSSEVHGGRRAARHLTAAGADLVLSGHIHTPFAAPYPFGDGRTLAVVSGTLSLRERGVPPSFNLIEIDPSEIRVTALAFGKADFTVWRSWAFDRRPAA from the coding sequence GTGACCAGGACCTTCAGGATCATCCAGGTGTCGGACCTGCATTTCGGCGGCGAGAACCCGGCGGCGGTCGAGGCGGCCCTCGCCTGGTTTCACCAGGAGAAGCCCGACCTGCTGGTGGTGGCCGGTGACCTGACCCGCGACGGCGCGAAGACGGAGTTCGCCGCCGCCCGGGCCTGGCTGGACCGCGCGCCCGGCCCCCTGTTCGCTACGCCGGGCAATCATGACACCCCCTATGCCGGTCCCGGCGAGCTGGTCGAGCGCCTGATCACGCCCTGGCGGCGCTATGAGGCCCGGTTCGGGATCGCCGACGGTGCCGTCTGGCAGACGCCGGGCCTGTCGGTCTTCGGCGTCAATACTGCCCGCCGCGCACAGCTGCGCTGGAACTGGTCCAAGGGCGCGATCTCGGTCCGCCAGATCCGCCACCTCGAAGGCCGGCTGGCCACAGCGGCGGGGGATGTCCGGATTGTCGTCTGCCATCATCCCCTGATGGAACTGACCGGCGAGCCGATGAGCAGTGAGGTGCACGGTGGTCGCCGCGCCGCCCGCCACCTGACGGCGGCCGGTGCCGATCTGGTGCTGTCGGGCCATATCCATACGCCCTTCGCGGCACCCTATCCGTTCGGCGATGGCCGGACCCTGGCCGTGGTGTCCGGTACCCTGTCCCTGCGCGAGCGGGGCGTGCCGCCCAGCTTCAACCTGATCGAGATCGATCCTAGCGAAATCCGCGTGACGGCCCTGGCCTTCGGCAAGGCGGATTTCACGGTCTGGCGCAGCTGGGCCTTTGATCGACGGCCGGCGGCCTGA
- a CDS encoding sensor histidine kinase, with product MRAFRRPGAEAVNSIRVRLAVALFIALLPVLLLGGLQSVFAFRAEADLRRQSLELAAGRSAAIARARIEAAGVLLQTLGPGSVGLECAQRLADVRKRLPGYANLVRFDARGRVVCAAGTTPLDRQRAGRIWFRELAAGSSLVVASSPGAVYATEPSVVAAVRADGPDRRFDGAMVAVLTLRSLRLETANRFMPEGAEIALADSHGAVFASTEAGAFDTPPQGWRETAYQRGAVQWSGQDRQNRRRVYSAAPLTESGVFVLLSAPSPGLLSWTWINPISRLILPLLAFGLALGAVLYAAERAVIRWIVYLQRVAAIYARGRFTVRPLQAKRAPPEIRELAATLDDMAAAIVARDASLMDSLAEKDALMREIHHRVKNNLQIITSLLNLQQRALADPAARAAMNDTRQRITALAQIYRALYHGPNLKQVDLRAFLEELTAQLLIGERSGTGCVHTRVHADPLVIDPDRLAPIALFAVEAISNARKHAFADRGGTLSVHFVVRGEEAELSIGDDGPGLLEGLGEGVGRTLMTAFARQLRGQVSFEASPGGGLLVRLVFPTPQLPAQSGT from the coding sequence GTGAGAGCCTTTCGTCGCCCGGGCGCGGAGGCTGTAAACTCGATCCGCGTGCGGCTGGCGGTGGCCCTGTTTATCGCCCTGCTGCCGGTGCTGTTGCTGGGCGGACTGCAATCGGTCTTTGCCTTTCGGGCCGAGGCGGATCTGCGCCGGCAAAGCCTGGAACTGGCCGCCGGCCGCAGTGCGGCCATTGCCCGGGCCCGGATCGAGGCGGCCGGGGTTCTGCTCCAGACCCTGGGTCCCGGCTCGGTGGGCCTGGAATGCGCCCAGCGCCTGGCCGATGTGCGCAAGCGCCTGCCGGGCTATGCCAATCTGGTGCGGTTCGACGCCCGGGGCCGGGTGGTCTGCGCCGCCGGAACCACGCCCCTCGACCGCCAGAGGGCCGGACGGATCTGGTTCCGCGAACTGGCGGCCGGTTCCAGCCTGGTGGTGGCCAGTTCGCCGGGTGCTGTCTATGCGACCGAACCGTCTGTGGTCGCCGCCGTGCGAGCCGATGGACCGGACCGCCGGTTCGACGGGGCCATGGTCGCGGTCCTGACCCTGCGCAGCCTGCGTCTCGAAACGGCGAACCGCTTCATGCCCGAAGGGGCCGAGATCGCCCTGGCCGACTCGCATGGGGCGGTGTTTGCCTCCACCGAGGCCGGGGCCTTCGACACGCCGCCCCAGGGCTGGCGGGAGACGGCCTATCAGCGCGGGGCGGTCCAGTGGTCCGGCCAGGATCGTCAGAACCGCCGCCGGGTCTATTCCGCCGCGCCCCTGACCGAGAGCGGGGTTTTTGTCCTGCTGTCGGCCCCCTCGCCAGGCCTGCTGTCCTGGACCTGGATCAATCCGATCTCGCGCCTGATCTTGCCCCTGCTCGCCTTTGGCCTCGCCCTGGGGGCGGTGCTCTATGCCGCCGAGCGCGCGGTGATCCGCTGGATCGTCTATTTGCAGCGGGTGGCCGCCATCTATGCCCGGGGGCGTTTCACCGTTCGGCCCCTGCAGGCCAAGCGGGCCCCGCCCGAGATCCGCGAACTGGCCGCCACCCTCGACGACATGGCCGCGGCCATCGTCGCTCGGGATGCCTCGCTGATGGACAGCCTGGCCGAGAAGGACGCGCTGATGCGCGAGATCCATCACCGGGTGAAGAACAACCTGCAGATCATCACCTCCCTGCTCAACCTGCAGCAGCGCGCCCTGGCTGATCCGGCCGCCCGGGCGGCGATGAACGACACCCGCCAGCGGATTACCGCCCTGGCCCAGATATATCGGGCCCTCTATCACGGGCCCAATCTGAAGCAGGTGGACCTGCGCGCCTTTCTCGAGGAGCTGACGGCGCAGTTGCTGATCGGCGAGCGGTCCGGGACCGGCTGCGTGCACACCCGGGTCCATGCCGACCCCCTGGTCATCGATCCCGATCGCCTGGCCCCCATTGCCCTCTTTGCCGTCGAGGCGATCTCCAACGCCCGGAAACATGCCTTCGCCGACCGGGGCGGGACCCTGTCGGTGCATTTCGTCGTGCGCGGCGAAGAGGCCGAACTGTCGATCGGCGACGACGGCCCCGGCCTGCTGGAAGGGCTGGGCGAGGGGGTTGGCCGTACCCTGATGACCGCCTTTGCCCGTCAGCTTCGCGGCCAGGTCAGTTTTGAAGCCAGCCCCGGGGGCGGCCTGCTCGTCCGCCTGGTCTTCCCGACGCCGCAGCTTCCGGCCCAGTCCGGAACCTAG
- the chpT gene encoding histidine phosphotransferase ChpT has product MTDTPLEPAPTTTVDVNGPDFAAMLAARLCHDFISPASAIVSGLDLLEDPSAQDMREDAMSLISSSARKLADLLQFCRVAFGASASAEAFDSRELEKLAQGVFDHVRPQMVWAIESQAINKAAARAVLNIAQLAASALPAGGIATLKGITAEGRFLITADAVGNRARLRPEVLAGLRGEALTEGLGGPWVQAAYLHALVRAAGGQVAVEAAEDRISLACWVPA; this is encoded by the coding sequence ATGACCGACACGCCCCTCGAGCCCGCCCCGACCACGACCGTTGACGTCAACGGGCCGGACTTCGCCGCCATGCTGGCCGCCCGCCTGTGTCACGACTTCATCAGTCCGGCCAGCGCCATCGTCTCGGGCCTCGACCTGCTCGAAGACCCTTCGGCCCAGGACATGCGCGAAGACGCCATGAGCCTGATCTCCTCCTCGGCCCGCAAGCTGGCCGACCTGCTGCAGTTCTGCCGCGTCGCCTTCGGGGCCTCGGCCTCGGCGGAGGCCTTCGACTCGCGCGAGCTCGAAAAACTGGCCCAGGGCGTGTTCGACCATGTGCGGCCCCAGATGGTCTGGGCCATCGAATCCCAGGCGATCAACAAGGCTGCGGCCCGGGCGGTGCTCAATATCGCCCAGCTGGCCGCCAGCGCCCTGCCGGCCGGTGGCATCGCCACCCTGAAGGGGATCACGGCCGAGGGCCGGTTCCTGATCACCGCCGACGCCGTCGGCAACCGCGCCCGCCTGCGGCCCGAGGTCCTGGCCGGCCTGCGCGGCGAGGCCCTGACCGAAGGGCTCGGCGGACCCTGGGTGCAGGCGGCCTATCTGCACGCCCTGGTGCGGGCCGCGGGCGGCCAGGTCGCCGTCGAGGCGGCCGAGGATCGCATCAGCCTGGCCTGCTGGGTCCCGGCCTGA
- a CDS encoding response regulator gives MSLLARLAPHLPYIRRYARALTGDQATGDHYVRVALEALASGDRSLDAGLSPRVALYHVFHAIWLSTGAQLEARQDDRASPADDASQRLMRIAPRSRQAFLLTALEGFTPTEAAQILGCAFGDVERLISEAQTEIDAELATTVLIIEDEPVIAADIEALVRELGHEVTDIAATRSEALEAVSRQMPGLVLADIQLADGSSGIDAVKDILARLDVPVIFITAFPERLLTGERPEPTFLITKPFQPETVKAAIGQALFFHPRRSRKAA, from the coding sequence ATGAGTCTGCTTGCCCGGCTGGCACCGCATCTGCCTTATATTCGTCGCTACGCCCGCGCCCTGACCGGCGACCAGGCCACCGGCGATCACTATGTCCGGGTCGCGCTTGAGGCCCTGGCCTCCGGCGACCGCTCGCTGGACGCAGGCCTGTCGCCCCGCGTCGCGCTCTATCACGTCTTCCACGCGATCTGGCTGTCGACCGGTGCCCAGCTTGAGGCCCGCCAGGACGATCGCGCCTCGCCCGCCGATGACGCCTCACAGCGGCTGATGCGGATCGCGCCGCGCTCGCGCCAGGCCTTCCTGCTCACCGCCCTGGAAGGCTTCACCCCGACCGAGGCCGCCCAGATTCTCGGCTGCGCCTTCGGCGACGTCGAGCGCCTCATCTCGGAGGCCCAGACCGAGATCGACGCCGAACTGGCCACCACCGTGCTGATCATCGAAGACGAACCGGTGATCGCCGCGGACATCGAGGCCCTGGTGCGCGAACTGGGCCATGAGGTCACTGATATCGCCGCCACCCGCAGTGAAGCTCTGGAGGCCGTGTCGCGCCAGATGCCGGGCCTGGTCCTGGCCGACATCCAGCTGGCCGACGGCTCGTCCGGCATCGACGCAGTCAAGGACATCCTGGCCCGTCTCGACGTGCCGGTGATCTTCATCACGGCCTTCCCCGAGCGCCTGCTGACCGGTGAGCGGCCGGAACCCACCTTCCTGATCACCAAGCCCTTCCAGCCGGAGACGGTGAAGGCGGCGATCGGCCAGGCGCTGTTCTTCCATCCCCGCCGCAGCCGCAAGGCCGCCTGA
- a CDS encoding NepR family anti-sigma factor, translating to MIEHVPMEDHRMRGTALDETRLRQQAIGVKLRQMFDEVVNEAVPDEFLEILRKADQPAGEP from the coding sequence ATGATCGAACACGTACCCATGGAAGATCACCGCATGCGCGGCACCGCGCTGGACGAAACGCGCCTGCGCCAGCAGGCCATCGGCGTGAAGCTGCGCCAGATGTTCGACGAGGTCGTCAATGAGGCGGTCCCGGACGAATTCCTCGAGATCCTGCGAAAGGCAGACCAGCCGGCCGGCGAGCCATGA
- a CDS encoding DUF3553 domain-containing protein has protein sequence MDPFLEPGVLVRHPDQPDWGLGQVQSVIGHRVTVNFEDAGKQTIDAQRVTLVYVGDDPRGS, from the coding sequence ATGGATCCGTTTCTCGAGCCTGGCGTCCTGGTACGCCACCCTGACCAGCCCGACTGGGGCCTGGGACAGGTGCAGTCGGTGATCGGCCATCGCGTGACCGTCAATTTCGAAGACGCCGGCAAGCAGACGATCGACGCCCAGCGCGTGACCCTCGTCTATGTCGGCGACGACCCCAGAGGGTCGTGA
- a CDS encoding response regulator, whose translation MEHAVKTCLVVDDSRVIRKVARRVLEDIGFEIAEAADGMEALAWCRAAMPDAVLLDWNMPVMNGIEFLRQLRNEPGGDTPTVVFCTVENDVDHIRTALEAGANEYIMKPFDGEIIAAKFAEAGLL comes from the coding sequence TTGGAGCATGCCGTGAAGACCTGTCTGGTGGTCGACGACAGCCGGGTGATCCGCAAGGTTGCCCGCCGAGTCCTCGAGGACATCGGCTTTGAGATCGCCGAGGCCGCCGATGGCATGGAGGCCCTCGCGTGGTGTCGCGCCGCCATGCCTGATGCTGTCCTGCTCGACTGGAACATGCCGGTGATGAACGGCATCGAATTCCTGCGCCAGCTGCGCAACGAGCCGGGTGGCGACACCCCGACCGTGGTGTTCTGCACGGTCGAGAACGACGTCGACCATATCCGCACGGCCCTTGAGGCCGGAGCCAACGAATATATCATGAAGCCGTTTGACGGCGAGATCATCGCGGCGAAGTTCGCCGAGGCGGGCCTGCTGTGA
- a CDS encoding CheR family methyltransferase: MTSEDMELLAALGRARAGLHIDVDKTYVVESRLAPLARREGFDSIDALMATLRSKREERLIWAVIEALTFNETQFFRDRAVFAHLRDTVLPTLSRARRDQPIRLWSAACSTGQEVYSLAMAAGDCRDVEPGAKFEFFGSDLSERCLEKAQSGLYTQFEVQRGLPIAQLVKHFANQDDTWEISPRIRQSVRWKRINLLSDLSALGRFDVILLRHVLDGLEPSYHGRIIESLTARLADDGVLVLGPDDALPFAATELFEASDQAGVFVRRSDHQAEAAA; this comes from the coding sequence GTGACGTCCGAAGACATGGAACTCCTGGCCGCCCTCGGCCGCGCCCGCGCCGGCCTCCACATCGATGTCGACAAGACCTATGTGGTCGAAAGCCGCCTGGCTCCCCTGGCTCGCCGCGAAGGCTTCGATTCGATCGATGCCCTGATGGCCACCCTGCGCAGCAAACGCGAGGAGCGCCTGATCTGGGCGGTCATCGAGGCCCTGACCTTCAACGAGACCCAGTTCTTCCGCGACCGCGCGGTCTTTGCCCATCTGCGCGACACGGTGCTCCCGACCCTGTCCAGAGCCCGTCGCGACCAGCCGATCCGGCTGTGGAGCGCTGCCTGTTCGACTGGCCAGGAGGTCTATTCCCTGGCCATGGCGGCCGGTGACTGCCGCGATGTCGAGCCAGGCGCGAAATTCGAATTCTTCGGCTCCGACCTGTCGGAACGCTGCCTGGAAAAGGCCCAGAGCGGCCTCTACACCCAGTTCGAGGTCCAGCGCGGCCTGCCCATCGCCCAGCTGGTCAAGCACTTCGCCAACCAGGACGACACCTGGGAGATCTCGCCGCGCATTCGTCAGTCCGTGCGCTGGAAGCGGATCAACCTGCTCAGCGACCTGTCCGCCCTCGGCCGGTTCGATGTGATCCTGCTGCGCCATGTGCTGGACGGCCTTGAGCCCTCGTATCATGGCCGGATCATCGAAAGCCTGACCGCGCGCCTGGCCGATGACGGGGTCCTGGTGCTGGGCCCGGACGATGCCTTGCCCTTCGCCGCCACAGAGCTGTTCGAAGCTTCAGACCAGGCCGGGGTCTTTGTCCGCCGGTCCGACCACCAGGCCGAAGCGGCGGCCTGA
- a CDS encoding sigma-70 family RNA polymerase sigma factor, translating into MSPPDTEAQVGRSPFDPPRDQAFKRELVKLIPHLRAFARTLTGDPTAADDLAQDAMMKAWDARASFQLGTNMKAWTFMILRNQFYSEKRRSWRQSQLDQEAAERTLVAVDDPEAPVALDELRLSLAMLPAEQREALILVGAGGFAYEEAAAICGCAVGTVKSRVSRARRALQAILEAGAYDRDGRSAGEAMGSILADAERLSSLR; encoded by the coding sequence ATGAGCCCGCCGGACACCGAAGCCCAGGTCGGTCGCTCGCCCTTTGACCCGCCGCGCGATCAGGCCTTCAAGCGCGAGCTGGTGAAGCTGATTCCCCATCTGCGGGCCTTTGCCCGGACCCTGACCGGGGATCCGACCGCTGCCGACGACCTGGCCCAGGACGCCATGATGAAGGCCTGGGACGCGCGGGCCAGCTTCCAGCTGGGCACCAATATGAAGGCCTGGACCTTCATGATCCTGCGCAACCAGTTCTATTCCGAAAAGCGGCGGTCCTGGCGTCAGAGCCAGCTGGACCAGGAAGCCGCCGAGCGGACCCTGGTGGCGGTCGATGACCCGGAGGCCCCGGTCGCCCTGGACGAACTGCGTCTGAGCCTGGCCATGCTGCCGGCCGAGCAGCGGGAAGCCCTGATCCTGGTCGGGGCCGGTGGCTTTGCCTATGAAGAGGCCGCCGCGATCTGCGGCTGCGCGGTGGGCACGGTCAAAAGCCGGGTGAGCCGGGCCCGTCGGGCGTTGCAGGCCATTCTCGAGGCCGGGGCCTATGATCGCGACGGCCGATCGGCGGGCGAGGCCATGGGTTCGATCCTGGCCGATGCGGAGCGCCTGAGCTCCCTGCGGTGA
- a CDS encoding HWE histidine kinase domain-containing protein, giving the protein MDDARSTTDADREAGRLRATQALKAFERPGDDPRFTRLMRLAAGRLHVPRASLWLIGGTQLHCKASYGGGHDSVRPRAGSAADRLIARREPLFGQMVGADAGLAALGLGHGPGGFFACAPLIHPDGPVVGYLAVEDACPRAEPGPEALEALTDLAALAMDALLHEPPIAPSTGLRSLDTERLALAIGAASLGEFEWDRTLDIYRISPRLAKIANLPVGVIPAEDGQALFRYVHADDRAEIQRGVDEQLRKRGRYEVEFRRNPDDKGRVQWNRAAGVMMADEAGDPTRLIGVIQDITDRKQQDEQRESLLAELDHRIKNLLAVVQSVAAHSARKSSSLDVFLKTFAGRLKSMSSAHDLLSAARWRGATLARIAAAELGGLAPTQTRWDGPELFLTPRAASALSLTLHELAVNAVKYGALSTENGKVEVVWRRSPEGGFALEWLESGGPPASEPVSRGFGATLVEDVVGRELGGSARIDYRRSGVSALIQAAPEALASGPPPEPEKAAAPERIVETLIAADENIRPGAISGLKVLIVEDSLLLALELEAGLEDAGVVVVGCAAELGEALSMLDQDFDVAVLDADLNGQSVAPVAEILRREGRPFVFATGYADKAAPMGFDAPIVRKPYNVHQIARAIADVTGRH; this is encoded by the coding sequence ATGGACGACGCCCGTTCCACAACCGATGCCGACAGGGAAGCCGGCAGGCTTCGCGCCACCCAGGCGCTGAAGGCCTTTGAGCGTCCCGGCGACGATCCGCGTTTCACGCGCCTGATGCGACTGGCGGCGGGCCGTTTGCATGTCCCGCGCGCCAGCCTGTGGCTGATCGGCGGCACCCAGCTGCATTGCAAGGCCAGTTATGGCGGCGGTCACGACAGCGTTCGACCGCGGGCCGGCTCGGCGGCCGACCGGCTCATCGCCCGGCGCGAACCCCTGTTCGGCCAGATGGTCGGCGCAGACGCCGGCCTGGCTGCCCTCGGTCTAGGCCATGGCCCTGGCGGGTTCTTCGCCTGCGCGCCGCTGATCCATCCCGACGGCCCCGTCGTGGGCTATCTGGCTGTTGAGGACGCCTGTCCCCGCGCTGAGCCGGGCCCAGAGGCACTTGAAGCCCTGACTGATCTGGCGGCGCTGGCCATGGACGCCCTGCTCCACGAGCCGCCCATCGCGCCATCGACCGGCCTTCGCTCGCTCGACACCGAACGTCTGGCCCTGGCCATTGGCGCGGCCAGCCTGGGCGAGTTCGAATGGGACCGCACCCTCGACATCTACCGGATCAGTCCGCGCCTGGCCAAGATCGCCAACCTGCCCGTCGGCGTGATTCCCGCCGAGGACGGCCAGGCCCTGTTCCGCTATGTCCATGCCGACGACCGGGCCGAGATCCAGCGGGGGGTGGACGAACAGCTGCGCAAGCGCGGCCGCTACGAGGTCGAGTTCCGCCGCAATCCTGACGACAAGGGCCGGGTGCAATGGAACCGCGCCGCCGGGGTGATGATGGCCGACGAGGCCGGAGATCCGACCCGGCTGATCGGCGTGATCCAGGACATTACCGACCGCAAGCAGCAGGACGAGCAGCGCGAGAGCCTGCTGGCCGAGCTGGACCATCGCATCAAGAACCTGCTGGCCGTCGTCCAGTCCGTGGCTGCCCATTCGGCCCGCAAGTCGTCGTCCCTCGACGTATTCCTCAAGACCTTTGCCGGCCGGCTGAAATCCATGAGCTCGGCCCACGACCTGCTCAGCGCCGCCCGCTGGCGGGGGGCCACCCTGGCACGGATCGCCGCCGCCGAGCTGGGCGGCCTGGCCCCGACCCAGACCCGCTGGGACGGGCCCGAACTGTTCCTGACGCCCCGCGCGGCCTCGGCCCTGTCCCTCACCCTGCACGAACTGGCGGTCAATGCGGTCAAGTACGGGGCCCTGTCGACCGAGAACGGCAAGGTCGAGGTGGTCTGGCGGCGGTCGCCCGAGGGCGGCTTTGCCCTCGAATGGCTGGAAAGCGGTGGCCCGCCCGCCAGCGAGCCGGTCAGTCGCGGCTTTGGCGCGACCCTGGTCGAGGACGTGGTGGGCCGTGAACTGGGCGGCAGCGCCCGGATCGACTATCGCCGCAGCGGGGTCAGCGCCCTGATCCAGGCCGCGCCCGAGGCCCTGGCCAGCGGCCCGCCGCCGGAGCCGGAAAAGGCCGCCGCGCCCGAGCGGATCGTCGAGACCCTGATCGCCGCCGATGAAAACATCCGGCCGGGTGCCATTTCCGGCCTTAAGGTTCTGATCGTCGAGGACTCCCTGCTCCTGGCCCTCGAACTGGAAGCCGGGCTGGAAGATGCCGGGGTGGTGGTGGTCGGTTGCGCGGCCGAACTGGGCGAGGCCCTGTCGATGCTCGACCAGGACTTCGACGTCGCGGTGCTCGACGCCGACCTCAATGGCCAGTCCGTCGCGCCGGTGGCCGAGATCCTGCGCCGCGAGGGCCGCCCGTTCGTGTTCGCCACCGGCTATGCCGACAAGGCCGCCCCGATGGGCTTTGACGCGCCGATCGTCCGCAAGCCCTACAATGTGCACCAGATCGCCCGGGCCATCGCCGACGTGACCGGGCGGCACTAG